In one window of Agromyces badenianii DNA:
- a CDS encoding alpha-ketoacid dehydrogenase subunit beta translates to MTALTLAKALNAGLRRALADDDKVVLMGEDIGTLGGVFRVTDGLKAEFGPKRVVDTPLSEAGIVGTAVGLAYRGFRPVVEIQFDGFIYPGFDQIVAQVAKLHYRSRGNVRMPITIRVPFGGGIGAAEHHSESPEAYFAHTAGLRVVACSNPADAYVMIRQAIASDDPVLFFEPKRRYHVKGEVDETASLADARPMGVATTIAAGTDVTLVTYGALVQTARDAAIAAAEDGVSIEVIDLRSLAPVDYATVEASVRRTGRMVITHEAGQQGGVGAELAAAITERCFEFLEAAPVRVTGHDIPYPPAKLERHHLPDLDRILDGVDRVLGRPNSMSGVEA, encoded by the coding sequence GTGACCGCGCTGACGCTCGCCAAGGCACTGAACGCCGGGCTCCGCCGCGCGCTCGCCGACGACGACAAGGTCGTGCTGATGGGGGAGGACATCGGCACGCTCGGCGGCGTCTTCCGCGTCACCGACGGGCTGAAAGCCGAGTTCGGGCCGAAGCGGGTCGTCGACACGCCGCTCTCCGAGGCCGGCATCGTCGGCACCGCGGTCGGGCTCGCGTACCGGGGATTCCGCCCCGTCGTCGAGATTCAGTTCGACGGATTCATCTACCCCGGCTTCGACCAGATCGTCGCGCAGGTCGCGAAGCTGCACTACCGTTCTCGCGGCAACGTGCGCATGCCGATCACGATTCGGGTGCCGTTCGGCGGCGGCATCGGTGCGGCGGAACACCACTCCGAGTCGCCCGAGGCGTACTTCGCGCACACCGCGGGCCTTCGGGTCGTCGCGTGCTCGAATCCCGCCGACGCCTACGTCATGATCCGCCAGGCGATCGCGAGCGACGACCCGGTGCTCTTCTTCGAGCCCAAGCGGCGTTACCACGTGAAGGGAGAGGTCGACGAGACGGCGAGCCTCGCCGACGCCCGGCCCATGGGCGTCGCGACCACGATCGCGGCGGGCACCGACGTCACGCTCGTGACGTACGGTGCCCTCGTGCAGACCGCGCGCGACGCGGCGATCGCGGCTGCGGAGGACGGCGTCTCGATCGAGGTCATCGACCTGCGCTCGCTCGCCCCGGTCGACTACGCGACGGTCGAGGCATCGGTGCGACGAACCGGCCGCATGGTGATCACGCACGAGGCCGGACAGCAGGGCGGCGTCGGCGCCGAGCTCGCCGCCGCCATCACCGAGCGCTGCTTCGAGTTCCTCGAGGCGGCTCCGGTCCGCGTCACCGGGCACGACATCCCCTACCCGCCGGCGAAGCTCGAGCGGCACCACCTGCCCGATCTCGATCGCATCCTCGACGGCGTCGACCGCGTGCTCGGTCGACCGAACTCGATGAGCGGAGTGGAGGCGTGA
- a CDS encoding dihydrolipoamide acetyltransferase family protein: MIRDFPLPDLGEGLTESEIVAWRVAVGDRVELNQIIADVETAKAVVELPSPFAGVVTALHAAEGETVDVGAPLFSCDTGDGDAGADTGANADADAAAAAVAGAAPGSTAHAAEQLEADASPGPNLVGYGAAAETGPTRRARSTALSADLVPPAPTTAETENAAPVAVPAARGSERPRSTPPVRKLARDHGVDLERVTGTGERGLITRDDVEHAASSSRSDAEHAEHAALGRPAETRIPIRGVRRHTAAAMVRSAFTAPHVTEFLTVDVTGTMELLRSIRDDRAFSGHKVTPLAVVAKALCIAARRTPEVNARWNDEAQEIVRFGGVNLGIAAATERGLVVPNVKAAERMTLIELADAIAALAETARAGRTSPGELAGGTISITNIGVFGIDAGTPILNPGEAAILAMGAVRRQPWEHRGEIALREIMTLSLSFDHRLVDGAQGSRFLADIGAILREPGVALTMA; this comes from the coding sequence ATGATCCGCGACTTCCCGCTGCCCGATCTCGGTGAGGGGCTCACCGAATCCGAGATCGTCGCCTGGCGCGTCGCGGTCGGCGACCGGGTCGAACTGAATCAGATCATCGCCGACGTCGAGACGGCCAAGGCGGTCGTCGAGCTGCCCTCGCCCTTCGCCGGGGTGGTGACGGCACTGCACGCCGCCGAGGGTGAGACGGTCGACGTCGGGGCGCCGCTCTTCTCCTGCGACACGGGTGACGGCGACGCCGGGGCCGACACAGGGGCCAACGCAGACGCCGATGCCGCCGCCGCTGCCGTCGCTGGCGCGGCGCCCGGCTCGACTGCGCACGCCGCCGAACAGCTCGAAGCGGATGCCTCGCCCGGGCCGAACCTCGTCGGCTACGGCGCCGCAGCTGAGACCGGGCCGACGCGTCGAGCCAGAAGCACCGCGCTCTCGGCCGATCTCGTGCCGCCGGCGCCCACGACGGCCGAGACCGAGAACGCCGCGCCGGTCGCCGTGCCCGCCGCACGCGGTTCGGAGCGTCCGCGTTCGACACCGCCGGTGCGCAAGCTCGCTCGCGACCACGGCGTCGACCTCGAACGGGTCACCGGCACCGGGGAGCGCGGCCTCATCACGCGCGACGACGTCGAGCACGCGGCCTCCTCGTCGCGCTCGGACGCCGAGCACGCCGAACACGCCGCGCTCGGCCGGCCCGCAGAGACCCGCATCCCCATCCGCGGCGTGCGCAGGCACACCGCCGCTGCGATGGTGCGCAGCGCGTTCACCGCGCCGCATGTCACCGAGTTCCTCACGGTCGACGTGACCGGAACCATGGAGCTTCTGCGAAGCATCCGAGACGACCGTGCGTTCTCTGGCCACAAGGTCACGCCTCTCGCGGTCGTCGCGAAGGCGCTCTGCATCGCCGCTCGCCGCACCCCCGAGGTCAACGCCCGGTGGAACGACGAGGCCCAGGAGATCGTGCGGTTCGGCGGAGTCAACCTCGGCATCGCGGCCGCCACGGAACGCGGCCTGGTGGTGCCCAACGTCAAGGCTGCCGAGCGGATGACCCTCATCGAGCTCGCCGACGCCATCGCGGCGCTCGCCGAGACGGCGCGGGCGGGGCGCACGAGCCCGGGCGAGCTCGCCGGCGGCACGATCTCGATCACGAACATCGGCGTCTTCGGCATCGACGCCGGCACGCCGATCCTGAACCCGGGCGAGGCGGCGATCCTCGCCATGGGCGCGGTGCGCCGGCAGCCGTGGGAACACCGCGGCGAGATCGCCCTGCGCGAGATCATGACCCTCAGCCTCTCGTTCGACCATCGACTGGTCGACGGGGCGCAGGGGTCGCGGTTCCTCGCCGACATCGGCGCGATCCTCCGGGAACCGGGAGTCGCGCTGACCATGGCGTGA
- a CDS encoding 4a-hydroxytetrahydrobiopterin dehydratase, which yields MNERSILSPAETADELSGTAFVHIDERLIGAYSTADFTSAVRLLDAVAVAAEELNHHPEVQVGWGRVVFELSSHDVGGVTSRDLALARRIGGIAAEQGARVGN from the coding sequence ATGAATGAACGCAGCATCCTCTCGCCGGCCGAGACCGCCGACGAACTCTCCGGTACGGCCTTCGTTCACATCGACGAGCGGCTGATCGGCGCATACTCGACCGCCGACTTCACGAGCGCCGTACGGCTCCTCGACGCCGTGGCGGTGGCGGCGGAGGAGCTGAACCACCATCCCGAGGTGCAGGTCGGCTGGGGGCGCGTCGTGTTCGAGCTGAGCAGCCACGACGTCGGCGGCGTCACCTCGCGCGATCTCGCCCTCGCCCGGCGCATCGGGGGTATCGCCGCCGAGCAGGGAGCGCGCGTCGGCAACTGA
- a CDS encoding GNAT family N-acetyltransferase, which yields MGEPHVVTLRATRAGDLDVLFRFRQDPEARQMAGFASEDPADLAAFVERWERLIADPEVALRTVRADGQIVGDVVVWHADDGWCLGSWIDRAHWGRGIATRAVRLVLDELTVRPLQARVAVDNAGSIAVLDKLGFRRVGLDLAFANARGIEMEEFIYSLG from the coding sequence ATGGGCGAGCCTCATGTCGTGACCCTGCGCGCGACCCGCGCCGGAGATCTCGACGTACTGTTCCGATTCCGCCAGGATCCCGAAGCGCGGCAGATGGCCGGGTTCGCGTCCGAGGACCCCGCGGATCTGGCCGCGTTCGTCGAACGATGGGAGCGGCTCATCGCCGACCCCGAGGTCGCGCTGCGCACGGTGCGGGCCGATGGACAGATCGTCGGCGACGTCGTCGTCTGGCACGCCGACGACGGCTGGTGCCTCGGTTCCTGGATCGACCGGGCGCACTGGGGCCGCGGCATCGCGACCAGAGCTGTGCGGTTGGTGCTCGACGAGCTGACGGTGCGCCCGCTCCAGGCCAGGGTCGCCGTCGACAACGCCGGATCCATCGCCGTGCTCGACAAGCTCGGCTTTCGCCGGGTGGGCCTCGACCTCGCGTTCGCGAACGCCCGCGGCATCGAGATGGAGGAGTTCATCTACTCGCTCGGGTGA
- a CDS encoding TetR/AcrR family transcriptional regulator, whose protein sequence is MATTPSTADAADTAVVALTASTGTSADAGTGAGAEPGLGTERSRQKADRRQAILAAAATLFAERGYAGVTIEDLGSAVGVSGPAVYRHFPGKAAVLAAILTGASRSLLNGAERVLDRAPDQASALRALIAFHVEFALGDADVILVQDRELEQLDVEARHEVRLLQRRYVEHWVDTLSRLRPDRAETELRFRAHAAFGLLNSTPHSARIPGRRPADGVVRGILEEMAWASLMS, encoded by the coding sequence ATGGCAACCACTCCGAGCACCGCCGACGCCGCCGACACGGCCGTCGTCGCCCTTACTGCATCCACCGGCACCAGCGCCGATGCCGGCACGGGCGCCGGTGCCGAGCCGGGCCTCGGCACCGAGCGCAGCCGGCAGAAGGCCGACCGGCGCCAGGCGATCCTCGCTGCCGCGGCGACGCTCTTCGCCGAACGCGGCTACGCCGGCGTCACGATCGAAGACCTCGGTTCCGCGGTCGGCGTGAGCGGGCCGGCCGTCTACCGGCACTTCCCCGGCAAGGCCGCCGTGCTCGCCGCCATCCTGACCGGCGCGAGCCGCAGCCTCCTCAACGGTGCCGAGCGCGTGCTCGACCGCGCCCCCGATCAGGCCTCCGCACTGCGTGCGCTCATCGCCTTCCATGTCGAATTCGCCCTCGGCGACGCCGACGTGATCCTCGTGCAAGACCGCGAACTCGAACAGCTCGACGTCGAGGCGCGGCACGAGGTGCGTCTGCTGCAGCGTCGTTACGTCGAGCACTGGGTCGACACCCTCTCCAGACTCCGGCCCGACCGGGCCGAGACGGAGCTCAGGTTCCGGGCACATGCCGCCTTCGGACTCCTGAACTCCACTCCGCACAGCGCCCGCATTCCCGGGCGTCGACCTGCCGACGGCGTCGTCCGCGGCATCCTGGAGGAAATGGCATGGGCGAGCCTCATGTCGTGA
- a CDS encoding carboxyl transferase domain-containing protein, protein MSILQTSIDATGDAARLNAEAQSALVAELRTRLAAAAQGGSEASRERHVARGKLLPRARVERLLDEGSPFLELSPLAADGLYGGDSPGAGIITGIGLVHGRPVMVVCNDATVKGGTYYPMTVKKHLRAQEVAKEHRLPCVYLVDSGGAFLPLQDEVFPDRDHFGRIFFNQATLSSMRIPQLAAVLGSCTAGGAYVPAMSDETVIVRNQGTIFLGGPPLVKAAIGESVTPEELGGGELHARVSGVTDHLAEDDEHALELVRDMVATLPAQAPRAWAVREPRPPAVDPSTLAAVVPVDVQQPYDVREVIGRLVDGSEFAEFKREYGDTLVTGFAHLDGHPIGIVANNGVLFSESAMKGAHFIELCDQRGIPLLFLQNISGFMVGRDAEAGGIAKHGAKMVTAVATTRVPKFTVVIGGSFGAGNYSMCGRAYSPRFLWMWPNARISVMGGEQAASVLSTVKRDQLAVNGEAWPDAAEQAFKDPIRAQYDEQGSPYHSTARLWDDGIIAPEDTRTVLALALELASRTPLPEPAFGLFRM, encoded by the coding sequence ATGTCCATCCTGCAGACGAGCATAGATGCCACCGGTGACGCCGCGCGGCTGAACGCCGAGGCGCAATCCGCGCTCGTCGCCGAACTGCGCACCCGGCTCGCCGCCGCGGCCCAGGGCGGCTCCGAGGCATCCCGAGAGCGCCACGTCGCCCGGGGCAAGCTGCTGCCCCGCGCCCGGGTCGAGCGCCTGCTCGACGAGGGCAGTCCGTTCCTCGAGCTCTCGCCTCTCGCCGCCGACGGACTGTACGGCGGCGACTCCCCGGGCGCCGGCATCATCACCGGCATCGGGCTCGTGCACGGGCGTCCGGTCATGGTCGTCTGCAACGACGCCACCGTGAAGGGCGGCACGTACTACCCGATGACGGTGAAGAAGCACTTGCGCGCGCAAGAGGTCGCGAAGGAGCATCGCCTACCGTGCGTCTACCTCGTCGACTCCGGCGGCGCGTTCCTGCCGCTGCAAGACGAGGTCTTCCCCGATCGCGATCACTTCGGACGCATCTTCTTCAACCAGGCCACCCTCTCGTCGATGCGCATCCCGCAGCTGGCGGCCGTGCTCGGCTCCTGCACGGCCGGCGGCGCCTACGTGCCGGCGATGAGCGACGAGACCGTGATCGTGCGAAACCAGGGCACCATCTTCCTCGGCGGCCCTCCGCTCGTGAAGGCCGCGATCGGCGAGAGCGTGACGCCCGAAGAGCTCGGCGGCGGCGAGCTGCACGCGAGGGTCTCCGGAGTCACCGACCACCTCGCCGAAGACGACGAGCACGCCCTCGAACTCGTTCGCGACATGGTCGCGACCCTCCCGGCGCAAGCGCCGCGGGCGTGGGCCGTGCGGGAGCCCCGGCCGCCGGCCGTCGATCCGTCGACCCTCGCCGCGGTCGTGCCGGTCGACGTGCAACAGCCCTACGACGTGCGCGAGGTCATCGGGCGCCTCGTCGACGGCAGCGAGTTCGCCGAGTTCAAGCGCGAGTACGGCGACACGCTCGTGACGGGGTTCGCGCACCTCGACGGCCACCCGATCGGCATCGTCGCGAACAACGGCGTGCTGTTCAGCGAGTCGGCCATGAAGGGCGCGCACTTCATCGAGCTCTGCGACCAGCGCGGCATCCCGCTGCTCTTCCTGCAGAACATCTCGGGCTTCATGGTCGGCCGTGACGCGGAGGCGGGCGGCATCGCCAAGCACGGCGCGAAAATGGTCACCGCCGTCGCGACGACCCGGGTGCCGAAGTTCACGGTCGTCATCGGCGGCTCCTTCGGTGCCGGCAACTACTCGATGTGCGGGCGGGCGTACTCGCCGCGGTTCCTCTGGATGTGGCCGAACGCCCGCATCTCGGTGATGGGCGGCGAGCAGGCGGCATCCGTGCTCTCGACCGTCAAGCGCGACCAGCTGGCGGTGAACGGCGAGGCGTGGCCGGATGCCGCGGAGCAGGCGTTCAAGGATCCGATCCGGGCTCAGTACGACGAGCAGGGCAGCCCGTACCACTCGACGGCCCGGCTCTGGGACGACGGGATCATCGCTCCCGAAGACACTCGCACCGTGCTCGCGCTCGCCCTCGAACTCGCGAGCCGCACGCCCCTGCCCGAGCCGGCGTTCGGCCTGTTCCGCATGTGA
- a CDS encoding MBL fold metallo-hydrolase has protein sequence MKLGPSLHRIGSDLVAVYLVETPDGITVIDAGLAGQWSELTAELAAMGRSLSDIRGVVLTHGDSDHIGFAERLRHDHGVPVHVHAADAARARGEVSTKPGWGSMKLGATVRFLWYALTHKGLRTTPLTEVVPVNDGDVLALPGAPRVIGLPGHSPGSIAIHVPAADAVFVGDALTTRHVLTGALGPQPAPFTDDPAEALASLRRLDGLRATWVLPGHGRPWNRGVDEAVREVEQAAARAR, from the coding sequence ATGAAGCTCGGCCCCTCCCTCCACCGCATCGGCTCCGACCTCGTCGCGGTCTACCTCGTCGAGACGCCCGACGGCATCACCGTCATCGACGCCGGGCTCGCCGGCCAGTGGAGCGAGCTGACGGCCGAGCTCGCCGCGATGGGCCGTTCACTCAGCGACATCCGAGGAGTGGTGCTCACCCACGGCGACTCCGACCACATCGGCTTCGCCGAGCGCCTTCGGCATGACCACGGCGTTCCCGTCCACGTGCACGCGGCCGACGCCGCGCGCGCTCGCGGCGAAGTGTCGACGAAGCCCGGATGGGGCAGCATGAAACTCGGCGCGACGGTGAGGTTCCTCTGGTACGCGCTCACCCACAAGGGGCTCCGCACCACGCCGCTGACCGAGGTCGTGCCGGTGAACGACGGCGACGTGCTCGCGCTGCCCGGCGCCCCGAGGGTGATCGGGCTGCCCGGCCACTCCCCCGGCAGCATCGCGATCCACGTGCCCGCCGCCGATGCCGTCTTCGTCGGCGACGCGCTGACCACCCGTCACGTGCTCACCGGCGCACTCGGCCCTCAGCCCGCGCCGTTCACCGACGACCCCGCCGAGGCCCTCGCATCACTGCGACGACTCGACGGGCTCCGGGCCACCTGGGTGCTGCCCGGGCACGGCAGGCCGTGGAACCGCGGCGTCGACGAAGCAGTGCGCGAGGTCGAGCAGGCGGCCGCGCGCGCACGCTGA
- a CDS encoding TetR/AcrR family transcriptional regulator, which translates to MPTPDRTSLDAIVGAGRSILEADGLGGLTMQAVAERVGVRAPSLYKRVRSRGELVRLIAAATVDDLAGRLDGAISVNGQDDGQGDALVDDALVDDALVDVARLARAVREFAHERPAAYALVFTPSDESGLEVEALRAASAPLLAVAARIAGPEHALDAARTLTAWVTGFVAMELSGAFRLGGDVDRAFEFGVERIAAALVSTRA; encoded by the coding sequence ATGCCGACACCGGACCGGACCTCGCTCGACGCCATCGTCGGCGCCGGGCGCTCGATCCTCGAGGCCGATGGGCTCGGGGGGCTGACGATGCAGGCGGTCGCCGAGCGCGTCGGCGTTCGCGCGCCGTCGCTCTACAAGCGGGTGCGGAGCCGGGGCGAACTCGTGCGGCTCATCGCCGCGGCGACCGTCGACGATCTCGCCGGCCGCCTCGATGGAGCGATCAGCGTGAACGGCCAGGATGACGGCCAGGGCGACGCGCTCGTCGACGACGCGCTCGTCGACGACGCGCTCGTCGACGTGGCTCGGCTCGCCCGCGCCGTGCGCGAATTCGCCCATGAGCGGCCGGCGGCCTACGCGCTCGTGTTCACGCCGAGCGATGAGTCGGGGCTCGAGGTCGAGGCGCTTCGTGCTGCGAGCGCGCCCCTGCTGGCGGTCGCAGCCAGGATCGCCGGCCCCGAGCATGCGCTCGACGCCGCGCGCACGCTCACCGCGTGGGTGACGGGGTTCGTCGCCATGGAACTCTCCGGGGCGTTCCGCCTGGGCGGCGACGTCGATCGGGCGTTCGAGTTCGGCGTCGAGCGCATCGCCGCCGCCCTCGTGTCGACGCGCGCCTGA